The genomic segment CGCTGACCCACGAGCTGGAGCACGACCTGATCCACAGCATGTATTTCCGCAAACAACGGCTGCCCCATAACCTGATGATGGGCCTGGTCTGGCTGGCGCGGCCCAGCACCATCAATCCGTGGATCCGTCGTCACCTGCACCTCAACCACCATAAAGTCTCCGGCACCGAAGCCGACATGGAAGAGCGCGCCATCACCAACGGCGAGCCCTGGGGCATGGCGCGGTTGCTGATGGTGGGCGACAACGTGATGTCGGCGTTCATCCGCATGCTGCGGGCCAAGACCTGGGCGCACAAATTCAGCATCATCAAACGCTCATTGAAGGTCTATGCGCCGCTGGCGCTGGTGCATTGGGGGGCGTGGTACGTGTTTCTCGGCTTCCACGCGGCCAATGGCATCGCGTATCTGCTGGGCACGCCAATTGAATGGTCGGCGACCACGCTGTCGGTGATGCAGGTGATCGACATTGCTGCCGTTGTGATCATCGGCCCGAACGTGCTGCGCACCTTTTGCCTGCACTTTGTCAGCTCGAACATGCATTACTACGGCGATGTGGAGCCGGGCAATGTGATCCAGCAGTGTCAGGTGTTGAACCCGTGGTGGATGTGGCCGTTGCAGGCGTTCTGCTTCAACTTCGGCAGCAGCCACGGCATCCATCATTTTGTGGTGAAGGAACCGTTCTACATCCGTCAGTTGACCGTCCCGGTGGCGCACAAGGTGATGCGCGAGATGGGGGTTCGGTTCAATGATTTCGGGACGTTTGGGCGGGCGAACCGGTTTGTGCGTGAGGATGAGGTGGTGGGGGAAGAGGTGCGTCCAGTCCGGGCATGATGTGCTGTGGTTGATGGCCCCTTCGCAAGCAGGCTCGCTCCCACATTAGATCTCCAGTGGTCACACATTTTGTGTACGACGGAAGTCCAGTGTGGGAGCGAGCCTGCTCGCGAAAGCGTATTCCAGACAACATCAATCCGGCTGAAACGGCGACTCGCTCAAGATCACCCCGGTCTCCTCCACATAAGCCTGCCAATGCTCAATCAGCAAATCGAGCTTGTCCGGCCGGCTCAACGCCAAATCATGAATCTCCCCCGGATCAGCCGCTAAGTCATAAAGCTGCCACGCCGCCGGCCCCACCGGCCCGGGAATGTAAACCGCCTTCCACTGCCCCTGACGAATCGCTCGCCGCCCGAACAATTCCCAGCCCGTCACTGTGTGCTCGTCATGCACCTGCGCCGTTTCGCCGGACAGAAATCCCAGCCACGATTTACCGCGCAACTCGGCCACTTGTTTGTCGCGCCACTGTTTACCAGGATGCCGCACACCCGCCAGATCGAGAATCGTCGGCGTGATGTCCATCACGGTGCCAAAGCCATGACTGATCTGCCCCTTGAGCGACAGCTGCGGGTAATGCACCAATGCCGGTACGCGAATCCCGCCTTCAGTGGTAAATGCCTTGAACAGCCGCGACGGCGCGGTCGCGGTCTGCGCCCAGTTCGGCCCGTACCACACGTAGGAGTTGGCACGGCCGATGTTGTCCAGGCTGTTGTCGTAATGCTGGTTCAGGTAGGTGAGCAACTCCGGGCCAAACTTGGGAAACGCCTCCAGCAGCGCGCCTTCGGCACCGTTATCCGACATGAACAGGATGAACGTGTTGTCCAGTTGCCCCTGTTGGCGCAGGTACTCCACGACGCGACCGATGTTCCAGTCCATGCGCTCGACCATCGCCGCATACACCTCCATCGCCCGCGCGGAAATCTGCCGTTGTTCGTCACTCAACGCATCCCACTGCGCGCTGAGCTGGATCAGCGGATGCGGCTCGACATCGGCATCGATCAGCCCCAGCGACTTGAGTTTTTCCAGCCGTTCCAGGCGCAGCACTTCGGGGCCGGCGTCATAACGGCCGCGGTATTTTTCGACCACATCCGCCGGCGCCTGCAACGGCCAGTGCGGTGCGGAAAAGGGCAGGTAAGCGAAGAATGGCCGGCTCTGGTCGCGCTCCTTGAGGTACTGCAGCAGCTTGTCGCCGAAGGCGTCGGAGGAATAAAAATCCTTGGGCAATTGATCAACGAAGGTGTTGTCTTCGATGTACAGCGCCGGGGTGGATTTCAGCAGGCCAGGCGTCTGTTCGTCATACGTCGGCTCGAAGCCATAGTGGTTGGCGGCGCCGGGCAGCAACGAGAACGAACGCTCGAAGCCCCGGGCATGAGGCGCCAGTTCGGCGGTCAGGCCCAGGTGCCATTTGCCGCTCATCAAGGTCTGGTAACCGGCTTCGCGCAGCAGCTCGGGCAGGGCGACGACGCGGTCGTTCAGATAGCCCTCGTAACCCGGTTTTCCGATCAGATCGGGCGTCAGCGCCTCGGCCATGGTGCCGATGCCGGCGATGTGGTGATCGGTGCCGGTGAGCAGCATCGACCGAGTCGGCGAGCAGGTCGGCGCGGTGTGGAAGTCGGTCAGGCGCAGGCCATTGTTGGCCAGGGCGTCGAGGTTGGGCGTGGCGATCTCGCCGCCGAATGCGCCGATATCGGAAAAGCCCAGGTCATCGGCCAGAATCACCAGAAAGTTGGGACGTTGCGGCATCAAGAAACTCCTGTTCAGCAGGCAATGAACGACAGCGGCAGATCGCGGACCTGCACCTGTACGGGCGGTTGGTAATGGCCGTCAGCAGTGAGCTCGTGCAGCAGCTCTTCGCGCAATTGATGGAAGTCGAAACTGCTGCGCTGACGCGGATGGGGCAAGGCGATATCGACCACTTGCTTGATCCGGCCCGGGCGCGGCTCCATGACCACCACGCGGTCGGCGAGGAAGATCGCTTCCTCGACATCATGGGTGACCAGGATCGTGGTGATTTTGGCGCGGCTGCGGATCGCCAACAGCTCGTCCTGCATCTGCTGGCGGGTCAGCGCGTCGAGGGCGCCGAAGGGCTCGTCCAGCAGCAAAATCCGTGGGCTGGCCACCAGGCCACGCGCAATCGCCACCCGTTGCGCCATGCCGCCAGAGAGCTGATGCGGGTAGGCGCGGGTGAAGTCCTTGAGGCCCACCAGGTCGATGAAATCGTCCACGCGCTTGTGCTTTTGCTCGGCACTCAGCGGTTCGTTGACCAGCCCCAGGCCGATGTTGTCGGCCACCGTCAGCCACGGGAATAACCGGTGTTCCTGAAACACGATGCCGCGCTCGCCGCCGATGCCGGTGACCGCTTTACCGTCGACGGTGATGTGCCCGCGATACTGCGTGTCGAGGCCCACCAGCAGCCGCAGCAACGTGGATTTTCCGCAGCCGCTGGAGCCGACGATGGCGACAAATTCGCCCTCGGCGATGTCCAGGTTGAATTCGCGAATCGCTTCCAGCTCAAAGCCGTCGACGTCGAAGGATTTGCCCACGTGATTGAAGCTGACAATCGGTGCGTTCATGCGTGTCTCCAGCGAGTAGCAAGGTGTTCCAGGCGTTGGCCAATGAGGTTGAGCAGGGCGCCGGTCAGGCCTACCAGCAACATGCCGGCCATGATCAGGTCCATGCGCAGCAGTTGTTGGGCGCTGATCATCTGGCTGCCGATGCCGCCGTTGGACGGCATGAAATATTCGGCGCCGATGGTGCCGAGCCAGGCATAGATCAGGCTCAGCCGCAGGCCGGCAAAAATC from the Pseudomonas sp. N3-W genome contains:
- a CDS encoding arylsulfatase, with the translated sequence MPQRPNFLVILADDLGFSDIGAFGGEIATPNLDALANNGLRLTDFHTAPTCSPTRSMLLTGTDHHIAGIGTMAEALTPDLIGKPGYEGYLNDRVVALPELLREAGYQTLMSGKWHLGLTAELAPHARGFERSFSLLPGAANHYGFEPTYDEQTPGLLKSTPALYIEDNTFVDQLPKDFYSSDAFGDKLLQYLKERDQSRPFFAYLPFSAPHWPLQAPADVVEKYRGRYDAGPEVLRLERLEKLKSLGLIDADVEPHPLIQLSAQWDALSDEQRQISARAMEVYAAMVERMDWNIGRVVEYLRQQGQLDNTFILFMSDNGAEGALLEAFPKFGPELLTYLNQHYDNSLDNIGRANSYVWYGPNWAQTATAPSRLFKAFTTEGGIRVPALVHYPQLSLKGQISHGFGTVMDITPTILDLAGVRHPGKQWRDKQVAELRGKSWLGFLSGETAQVHDEHTVTGWELFGRRAIRQGQWKAVYIPGPVGPAAWQLYDLAADPGEIHDLALSRPDKLDLLIEHWQAYVEETGVILSESPFQPD
- a CDS encoding fatty acid desaturase translates to MDRTCASPQRLNAAQRSAHIREVVLARGVELRQRYPILNHQDALGAGILAFALAGMIGSAALYITGHMAWWACLLLNAFFASLTHELEHDLIHSMYFRKQRLPHNLMMGLVWLARPSTINPWIRRHLHLNHHKVSGTEADMEERAITNGEPWGMARLLMVGDNVMSAFIRMLRAKTWAHKFSIIKRSLKVYAPLALVHWGAWYVFLGFHAANGIAYLLGTPIEWSATTLSVMQVIDIAAVVIIGPNVLRTFCLHFVSSNMHYYGDVEPGNVIQQCQVLNPWWMWPLQAFCFNFGSSHGIHHFVVKEPFYIRQLTVPVAHKVMREMGVRFNDFGTFGRANRFVREDEVVGEEVRPVRA
- a CDS encoding ABC transporter ATP-binding protein, with the translated sequence MNAPIVSFNHVGKSFDVDGFELEAIREFNLDIAEGEFVAIVGSSGCGKSTLLRLLVGLDTQYRGHITVDGKAVTGIGGERGIVFQEHRLFPWLTVADNIGLGLVNEPLSAEQKHKRVDDFIDLVGLKDFTRAYPHQLSGGMAQRVAIARGLVASPRILLLDEPFGALDALTRQQMQDELLAIRSRAKITTILVTHDVEEAIFLADRVVVMEPRPGRIKQVVDIALPHPRQRSSFDFHQLREELLHELTADGHYQPPVQVQVRDLPLSFIAC